A region of Marnyiella aurantia DNA encodes the following proteins:
- a CDS encoding S9 family peptidase, translating into MRKLFISLCLFGTLTVSGQEITLDKIYSGYYRSNGIAGIASLKNGENYVVIEPSGIAKYSYKTSEKVGNIVDGSFESYIFSDDESKILLLKESEPIYRHSFLGKFDVKDLKSGIVISLNNGNFIQEPTFSPDGSKVAFIADNNLYYQDLNSQKITKITSDGQKNAILNGLADWVYEEEFGHARQYEWTKNSDAIVFIKSDESAVPEMYIPIYNKQLYPSEMRFKYPKAGETNSTVSAQLYRLDNGKVIALDLSGFKNYYLPNVFRTAKADEIFLISSERTQNASDVLKVNTKTGKVTRLFTETDEKWVDTDNVTLEFLEDNSFIWGSERDGYRHLYWYSADGKLKRQVTKGNWEVTDYYGYNPKTKEVLVQTTEKGSINKVVSRINIQNGKSVIISNPEGNNRANFSGNYQYFIETSSTAARPFTYVLKDGNGKKVKELQNNDQLLQKLKADNMVTREFFTIPNEAGDQMNAWVMKPKNFDPNKKYPLFMFQYSGPGSQSVSNSWDGGNGLWFNHLVQQGYIVACVDGRGTGYKGTKYKKTTYLNLGKYETEDQITAAKWFGKQSYIDADRIGIFGWSFGGYMASLALTKGADVFKVGIAVAPVTNWRYYDTVYTERFLRTPQENPKGYDENSPTEFAKLMKGKFLLIHGTADDNVHFQNSLELSEALIQNKKQFEFMAYPDKNHGIFGGSTRPQLYQKMTDFILENL; encoded by the coding sequence ATGAGAAAACTTTTTATATCACTCTGTCTGTTCGGTACACTAACAGTTTCCGGACAGGAAATCACTCTGGATAAAATCTATTCCGGGTATTACCGCAGTAATGGAATTGCCGGAATAGCCTCGCTTAAAAATGGTGAGAATTATGTGGTCATCGAACCATCGGGTATTGCAAAATACTCCTATAAAACCAGTGAAAAAGTAGGAAACATTGTTGACGGCAGTTTCGAATCTTATATTTTCAGTGATGATGAAAGTAAGATATTACTGTTAAAAGAGAGTGAGCCAATTTACAGGCACTCCTTCCTTGGTAAATTTGACGTAAAAGACCTTAAATCAGGAATAGTGATCAGCCTTAATAACGGGAATTTCATTCAGGAACCCACTTTCTCCCCGGACGGCAGCAAGGTGGCTTTTATTGCCGACAATAACCTTTATTATCAGGATCTTAATTCACAGAAAATCACAAAAATAACATCAGACGGGCAGAAAAATGCCATCCTGAACGGTCTGGCCGACTGGGTATACGAGGAGGAATTTGGTCATGCCAGGCAGTACGAATGGACCAAAAACTCGGATGCCATTGTTTTTATCAAATCAGATGAAAGCGCGGTTCCGGAGATGTATATTCCGATTTACAACAAGCAGCTGTATCCTTCTGAAATGAGGTTTAAATACCCGAAAGCCGGTGAAACCAACTCCACCGTTTCGGCACAGCTCTACAGACTGGATAACGGGAAAGTAATTGCGCTGGATCTGTCGGGATTCAAAAATTATTACCTGCCCAATGTTTTCCGTACAGCCAAAGCTGATGAAATTTTTCTCATAAGTTCGGAACGCACCCAAAACGCTTCCGATGTACTTAAAGTGAACACAAAAACCGGAAAGGTAACCAGACTTTTCACTGAGACAGACGAAAAATGGGTAGATACAGATAATGTGACCCTTGAATTCCTGGAAGATAACTCTTTTATTTGGGGTTCAGAACGCGATGGTTACCGCCATCTGTACTGGTATTCGGCGGACGGAAAACTGAAAAGGCAGGTTACGAAGGGAAACTGGGAAGTAACTGATTACTACGGTTATAATCCCAAGACCAAGGAAGTCTTGGTACAAACCACTGAAAAAGGAAGCATTAACAAAGTTGTGTCCAGAATAAATATCCAGAACGGCAAATCTGTCATTATCTCTAATCCCGAAGGAAATAACCGCGCAAACTTCAGCGGAAATTATCAGTATTTCATCGAAACTTCATCAACTGCTGCCCGCCCTTTCACCTATGTGCTGAAAGACGGTAACGGTAAGAAGGTTAAGGAACTTCAGAATAATGACCAACTGCTGCAGAAACTAAAGGCCGATAATATGGTGACGCGTGAATTCTTCACGATTCCGAATGAAGCCGGCGACCAGATGAACGCGTGGGTGATGAAGCCTAAAAACTTTGACCCAAATAAGAAATATCCGCTCTTTATGTTCCAGTATTCAGGACCGGGCTCCCAAAGCGTGAGTAATTCATGGGACGGCGGAAACGGACTTTGGTTTAATCATCTTGTGCAGCAGGGATATATCGTAGCCTGTGTGGACGGCCGAGGAACGGGATATAAAGGCACCAAATACAAAAAAACCACCTACCTGAATCTGGGCAAATACGAAACAGAAGACCAGATAACCGCTGCTAAATGGTTTGGTAAGCAATCTTACATTGACGCAGACCGAATCGGCATCTTCGGGTGGAGTTTCGGCGGCTATATGGCCAGTCTCGCTTTAACTAAAGGAGCAGACGTGTTTAAGGTTGGTATTGCGGTAGCACCTGTTACGAACTGGCGCTATTACGATACCGTATACACCGAAAGATTTTTAAGGACACCACAGGAAAATCCTAAGGGTTATGATGAAAACAGTCCTACTGAATTTGCAAAACTGATGAAAGGAAAATTTCTTTTGATTCACGGTACAGCAGATGATAATGTTCATTTTCAGAACTCGCTGGAACTTTCTGAGGCATTGATTCAGAACAAAAAACAGTTTGAATTTATGGCCTACCCCGACAAAAACCACGGGATATTTGGTGGCAGCACAAGGCCCCAGCTTTACCAGAAAATGACCGATTTCATTCTGGAGAATTTATAA
- a CDS encoding HPP family protein — protein MRKQLKRSYRISKYVVYKETLIDYKEKLWSFLGSFLGIGIIAIIQSFILEDQDNIFLIGSFGASSVLIYGVIQSPLAQPRNLIGGHVVSAVVGVTVAQLVPDLIWITAPLAVSLSILGMQFTKTLHPPGGATALIAVSGSEQIKSMGYLYVVYPVMAGVIILLLVALLVNNMTSQRVYPNDGRFSRTFNWFLNPVRKQSIQIKRGRRLRRLKRSKR, from the coding sequence GTGAGAAAGCAACTTAAACGTTCATACCGCATCAGCAAATACGTTGTTTACAAGGAGACCCTGATAGACTATAAGGAGAAGTTGTGGTCGTTTTTGGGTTCTTTTCTGGGAATTGGTATCATTGCCATAATTCAGAGTTTTATCCTGGAAGATCAGGACAATATTTTTCTGATAGGCTCATTCGGGGCCAGCAGTGTGCTTATTTATGGAGTGATCCAAAGTCCGCTGGCGCAGCCGCGCAATCTGATCGGCGGTCATGTTGTGAGCGCAGTTGTTGGAGTTACAGTCGCACAGCTGGTGCCTGACCTTATCTGGATTACCGCACCGCTGGCAGTTTCGCTGTCAATTCTGGGCATGCAGTTCACAAAAACCCTGCATCCACCAGGCGGAGCTACTGCGCTTATCGCCGTCAGCGGTTCAGAGCAAATAAAATCAATGGGTTACCTGTATGTAGTATATCCAGTTATGGCAGGAGTAATTATACTGCTGTTAGTTGCTTTGCTGGTAAACAATATGACTTCACAACGTGTTTACCCCAACGACGGTCGTTTCTCGCGTACCTTCAACTGGTTTCTGAACCCCGTACGTAAGCAGTCCATCCAAATCAAGAGAGGACGCAGGCTCCGAAGGCTGAAGCGGTCCAAAAGGTAA